One segment of Paraburkholderia caribensis DNA contains the following:
- a CDS encoding NAD(P)H-binding protein, translated as MKADAILVLGSTGKTGRRVAERLMARGAAVRHGSRSGTPPFDWMDRATWGPLLEGVKAVYISYFPDLAVDGAADEIQAFTRLAVQSGVRRLVLLSGRGETEARRCEDIVRESGVEWTLLRASWFAQNFSEAHFLEPILAGELALPVGDIGEPFVDADDIADVAVAALTEDGHAGQLYELTGSRLWTFGEAVAEIASATGRPIRFTRVTMREYVAAMEAAQLPPDMIGLIRYLFAEVLDGRNASVQDGVVRAIGRRPREFGDYVRATAATGVWTPGGEGGV; from the coding sequence ATGAAAGCAGACGCCATTCTCGTGCTCGGCAGCACGGGCAAGACAGGCCGCCGCGTGGCGGAGCGGCTCATGGCGCGCGGCGCCGCCGTACGGCACGGCTCGCGTTCCGGCACGCCGCCTTTCGACTGGATGGATCGGGCGACCTGGGGACCGTTGCTGGAAGGCGTGAAGGCCGTGTATATCAGTTACTTCCCGGATCTCGCCGTCGACGGCGCCGCTGACGAAATCCAGGCGTTCACCCGTCTCGCCGTGCAAAGCGGCGTGCGCCGCCTCGTGCTGCTGTCGGGGCGCGGCGAGACGGAAGCGCGACGTTGCGAAGATATCGTGCGCGAGTCGGGTGTCGAATGGACGTTGCTGCGCGCGAGCTGGTTCGCGCAGAACTTCAGCGAGGCGCATTTTCTGGAGCCGATACTCGCGGGCGAGTTGGCGCTGCCGGTTGGCGATATCGGCGAACCGTTTGTGGATGCCGACGATATCGCCGATGTGGCCGTCGCCGCGCTTACGGAGGATGGCCACGCGGGCCAGCTTTACGAGTTGACGGGCTCGCGGCTGTGGACCTTCGGCGAGGCTGTCGCGGAGATCGCCAGCGCTACTGGACGGCCGATCCGCTTCACGCGCGTGACGATGCGCGAATACGTTGCCGCGATGGAAGCGGCGCAACTGCCGCCTGACATGATCGGGCTGATTCGCTATCTGTTCGCCGAGGTGCTCGACGGGCGCAACGCTTCCGTGCAGGACGGGGTGGTTCGTGCGATCGGGCGGCGTCCGCGTGAGTTCGGAGATTATGTGCGTGCGACGGCGGCGACGGGTGTCTGGACACCGGGCGGGGAGGGCGGTGTCTAG